In the genome of Candidatus Zixiibacteriota bacterium, one region contains:
- the apgM gene encoding 2,3-bisphosphoglycerate-independent phosphoglycerate mutase, with translation MKKVIFVICDGLGDRPVKGLNNMTPLEAAKTPNLDKLATGAECGLMHTLGRGKTPGSDTAHLTIFGYPIDQCYSGRGPIEVAGLGLKCEDGDVALRGNFGTVDGNLTIKDRRAGRILEVGPLTEAIDGMEVDSVKFIVKPGTAHRAGVIMRGKGLSGAIVDADPHVPDVPVRTVTATDDTPEAKHTADVLNKFLGKAHEVLKNHPFNAKRVKDGKLPANFLLVRGGGQYKELASFKEKFDLSACCIAGGGLYKGVAAFLGMDIIDVPGATGLPDANVENKFRAALEKLEEFDFVFVHVKAADSLSEDGNWEAKRDFIEKIDAAAVLLTDLSPETLLVVTADHSTASEMKAHCADPVPIMFYGGGGESIRVDDVTAFNERACASGGLGHMVGLDVMPQVQNLLGKLHLVGA, from the coding sequence TTGAAGAAAGTAATATTTGTAATCTGTGATGGATTGGGCGACCGTCCGGTGAAGGGGCTGAACAACATGACCCCCCTGGAGGCGGCCAAAACGCCAAATCTTGATAAGCTGGCTACAGGCGCAGAATGCGGTCTGATGCACACCCTGGGACGTGGAAAAACGCCCGGAAGCGACACGGCCCATCTGACAATCTTTGGCTATCCCATCGATCAATGTTATTCCGGTCGTGGCCCTATCGAGGTCGCCGGTCTGGGGCTGAAGTGTGAGGATGGCGATGTGGCTCTGCGTGGCAATTTCGGAACCGTCGATGGAAACCTGACCATCAAAGACCGTCGCGCCGGACGCATTCTCGAAGTCGGCCCACTGACAGAAGCGATTGACGGCATGGAAGTAGATAGCGTGAAGTTCATTGTCAAGCCTGGCACCGCTCACCGAGCGGGTGTCATCATGCGGGGGAAAGGTTTGTCGGGGGCAATCGTTGATGCTGATCCGCATGTACCCGATGTTCCTGTTCGTACTGTAACTGCTACCGACGACACACCCGAGGCCAAACACACTGCCGATGTACTTAATAAGTTCCTGGGGAAAGCCCACGAAGTGCTTAAAAATCATCCGTTCAATGCTAAGCGTGTGAAGGACGGAAAACTCCCGGCCAATTTCCTCCTGGTTCGCGGAGGAGGTCAGTACAAAGAACTGGCATCCTTCAAAGAGAAGTTCGATCTATCCGCCTGTTGTATTGCGGGAGGGGGACTCTACAAGGGTGTAGCGGCGTTTCTCGGTATGGACATCATTGACGTACCGGGTGCGACCGGACTGCCCGACGCAAATGTCGAGAACAAATTCCGAGCCGCCCTTGAAAAACTCGAAGAGTTCGATTTCGTTTTTGTTCATGTGAAGGCGGCCGACTCCCTGTCCGAGGACGGCAACTGGGAAGCAAAGCGCGACTTCATTGAGAAGATTGATGCTGCCGCTGTGCTCCTGACCGATTTGTCACCGGAGACTTTATTGGTTGTGACTGCTGATCATTCGACCGCCTCTGAGATGAAAGCCCATTGTGCCGATCCGGTCCCGATCATGTTCTACGGCGGTGGGGGAGAGAGCATCAGAGTTGACGATGTGACCGCCTTCAACGAACGCGCCTGCGCTTCCGGCGGGCTGGGGCATATGGTTGGTCTGGACGTTATGCCGCAAGTCCAGAACCTCCTGGGCAAATTGCACCTGGTCGGCGCATAA
- a CDS encoding GNAT family N-acetyltransferase: MKVYRTLVEQLAGEDSLLLTNGPFFTSPGFAFVWESHGGTPVVWIAEEDGEIVALLPGVEYGRRPMVRFMSMPNGCYGGLVLSSKDGDNKQELGRLLLAAIADYHYATTHIYDFRSNLPSDNRFKHEPCQTSLVDISDPDWQPPDKKLRQQIRKAEKEGIEVIPFSGDTHMSGFLDLVSIFEQRTGQKCKYSPEFFSAMAVLAAGDDRVRWFWCEFEGHPVSSNIFIVNDDQLLHWQAYFDEAYSFLHPSKYIPYYAARNAVGHDLKYLNLGASPEDVPGVASYKAKWGGVVYQYNCLIRQKGLGRFL, translated from the coding sequence ATGAAAGTCTATCGCACTCTGGTGGAACAATTGGCAGGTGAAGATTCTCTGCTGTTGACGAACGGTCCATTTTTTACTTCGCCGGGGTTTGCCTTTGTTTGGGAATCCCACGGGGGAACACCGGTCGTATGGATAGCGGAAGAAGACGGTGAGATAGTCGCCCTTCTGCCGGGAGTTGAGTACGGTCGGCGACCTATGGTGCGTTTCATGTCCATGCCCAATGGCTGTTATGGAGGTCTTGTGTTGTCATCGAAAGACGGAGACAACAAGCAGGAACTGGGTCGTTTGCTGCTGGCCGCCATAGCCGACTACCACTATGCCACGACGCACATCTACGACTTCAGGTCAAACTTGCCATCGGACAATCGTTTCAAACATGAGCCGTGCCAAACCAGTCTGGTCGATATTAGCGATCCCGATTGGCAACCGCCCGACAAGAAGCTCCGTCAGCAGATTCGCAAAGCTGAGAAAGAGGGGATTGAAGTTATCCCCTTTAGTGGCGATACACACATGTCCGGGTTCCTTGACCTTGTTAGTATATTCGAACAACGCACTGGCCAGAAATGCAAGTACTCGCCGGAGTTTTTCTCTGCGATGGCTGTTCTGGCCGCAGGTGATGATCGTGTGCGATGGTTCTGGTGTGAGTTTGAAGGTCACCCCGTGTCTTCCAACATCTTCATTGTTAATGACGACCAGTTGCTCCACTGGCAGGCATACTTTGACGAGGCATATTCTTTCCTTCATCCATCTAAGTACATTCCCTACTATGCCGCGCGGAACGCTGTCGGGCACGACTTGAAATACCTGAACCTGGGTGCATCGCCCGAGGACGTTCCGGGCGTAGCTTCCTATAAGGCCAAATGGGGAGGAGTGGTTTATCAGTATAACTGCCTGATTCGACAGAAAGGGTTGGGGCGTTTTCTGTGA
- the lnt gene encoding apolipoprotein N-acyltransferase has translation MSLAFYPGYWGVLAWVALARPIMIVARLKGRQAFNAAYFFSFFFNLFSIYWVAMVTPPGMVAAVVIVAFYYTAVFMLFHRLYHIRPILAFVAMPFLWTGMEYFRTLSEFAFPWSDLGYTQAYFLYVLQVVSVISVHGLTFLIVGVNVLLCQLLRRCLSPERKLTSVFVSLAIVSSLTAYGWVVTPPYPVPGTIDVALMQGSVPIEVKWAKGNQEHSYRLYDSLARAVDDTTIDLYIWPETSAPSYLSHDQKALKRVGGIAATTSAPHLVGALSASRSGGQARYHNACFQFDSTGRVVGQHDKMKLVPFSEHVPYQDHLTFLKKGALESYLTFIDQWGVRWWSDFYPGDSARLFELGDHLYGALICFECTFPEFVRQSILDGADFMVGITNDTWFGRSVGIHQHSRMFITRAVENRCWMARVANSGLTYVVDRYGRVRDELELYEVATLVSSVGVVDGYSVFTRFGDVVGRFSFLLTAVLSCIFITLWLARKLLAIIWRR, from the coding sequence TTGTCGCTGGCGTTTTATCCCGGCTACTGGGGAGTCCTGGCATGGGTGGCGCTGGCCAGACCAATCATGATTGTCGCTCGTCTCAAAGGTCGTCAGGCCTTTAACGCCGCGTATTTCTTCAGCTTCTTTTTCAACCTGTTCTCAATCTACTGGGTAGCTATGGTGACTCCTCCGGGTATGGTGGCGGCAGTCGTGATCGTAGCCTTCTACTATACCGCTGTCTTTATGCTGTTCCATCGTCTGTACCACATACGGCCCATTCTTGCATTTGTGGCGATGCCATTCCTGTGGACGGGCATGGAGTATTTTCGTACGCTTTCGGAATTTGCTTTTCCGTGGTCGGACCTGGGCTATACGCAAGCGTACTTTCTTTATGTCCTGCAAGTAGTATCTGTAATCTCAGTTCATGGTCTGACCTTCCTGATTGTAGGCGTTAACGTTTTACTCTGCCAACTGCTCAGGCGATGTTTGTCACCGGAGAGGAAGCTCACTTCCGTCTTCGTATCGCTGGCCATCGTGAGTAGTCTGACCGCCTATGGCTGGGTTGTCACCCCGCCCTATCCGGTGCCTGGGACAATTGATGTCGCCCTGATGCAGGGATCGGTGCCTATAGAAGTCAAATGGGCGAAAGGAAATCAGGAGCACAGCTATCGTCTATACGATTCGCTTGCCCGTGCCGTTGACGACACTACGATTGATCTGTACATCTGGCCGGAAACTTCCGCGCCATCCTATCTGTCACACGATCAAAAAGCTCTTAAGCGAGTAGGGGGAATTGCGGCCACAACATCAGCTCCGCATCTGGTAGGAGCGTTGTCTGCCTCAAGATCAGGTGGACAGGCGCGTTATCACAACGCCTGCTTCCAGTTTGACTCTACCGGCCGGGTAGTTGGACAGCATGACAAGATGAAGCTCGTCCCGTTTTCCGAACATGTTCCTTACCAGGATCATCTTACGTTTCTGAAGAAAGGTGCGCTTGAGAGTTACCTGACGTTTATTGACCAATGGGGCGTACGCTGGTGGTCGGATTTCTATCCCGGTGATTCAGCCCGGTTGTTCGAGCTGGGTGATCATCTCTATGGGGCATTGATATGCTTTGAGTGTACTTTTCCGGAGTTTGTACGACAATCAATCCTTGATGGCGCTGACTTCATGGTGGGCATTACCAACGATACATGGTTTGGCAGGTCGGTGGGTATTCACCAGCATTCTCGTATGTTCATCACCAGGGCAGTAGAAAATCGGTGTTGGATGGCCAGAGTTGCCAACAGTGGCCTTACCTATGTAGTTGACCGCTATGGTCGGGTCCGAGACGAACTGGAGCTGTACGAGGTTGCGACTCTTGTCAGTAGTGTGGGTGTCGTGGATGGCTACTCGGTATTTACACGATTTGGGGACGTTGTGGGTCGGTTCTCTTTCTTGCTGACAGCTGTCCTAAGCTGTATATTCATTACCCTATGGTTAGCACGAAAACTATTGGCCATTATTTGGCGACGTTAA
- a CDS encoding protein kinase, which produces MTEHNDDRTQTHVILTRDTMVSHYRIIEKIGAGGMGEVYLAEDTKLKRKVALKFLPPHLCQDDECRERFKREAQAAAKLNHPNIVHIYEVAEHNARPFFAMEHVEGQSLKDVIRDYQPGLDDIINLVLQICEGLAKAHEAGITHRDIKPSNIVIDADGRPKLVDFGLATIQGTDKLTKTGSTLGTVGYMSPEQIKVKEVDHRSDLFSLGVVLYEMIAGRLPFAADNEAATMNAVLNEVHEPLSRYKSGVSGELQRIVSKLLEKDPTLRYQSAVGLISDLKTLTRDEPSVAGKPPVDWWNRFVVVGAVIVCLIMAGYALYPRQEVSSGDKKKSLVVLPFENLGTDEDEYFAAGITDEITARLAGLSGLRVISRTSAVHYKDSGKPLKQIAKELKVDYVLEGTIRWDKSGDVDRVRIIPQLIRASDDSHVWADTFERALTQVFVVQAEIATRIADALDVTLLESEKQLLTVQPTENLVAYDYFLRAKDHWNEGNHASLDSVIHLLEKTTSLDSTFYPAYSWLVRMYGVEYINAYRRTDECKAQAKEAAEKALELAKSKPDGYIAMGTYHYYISRDYESALEQFELAARSQPNNSDLLTMTGYVYRRMGEWDIAADYLQKALMLDPLSMNIAAGLIHTLFMMHRLDEAQIVVLKGLEFEPTNRGLLFWNVALPGLGSGDSLYIMKAIERYEESTTEKMAGVLQESADIYMRRYESALARRSSTDCRNLSDSAVYYQQRGEIYRYLGDTNQSRVYFDSARVIWEAQVEASPDVADFHSPLAEVYVGLGQNLRAVEHAELATRLMPVSKDEVAGSERLVSLAVVYAWVGEYDKSIDLLDYLLSHPSRIQVGGIRLHPRWDPLRDHPRFQALIEKYSDQTEQ; this is translated from the coding sequence ATGACAGAGCATAATGACGACCGTACTCAGACCCATGTGATCCTGACCAGGGACACGATGGTGTCGCACTACCGGATCATCGAGAAGATTGGCGCCGGTGGTATGGGTGAAGTGTACCTGGCGGAGGATACGAAGCTCAAACGCAAGGTCGCGCTGAAGTTCCTGCCCCCGCATCTGTGCCAAGACGATGAATGCCGTGAACGTTTCAAACGCGAAGCTCAGGCCGCCGCCAAACTCAACCATCCGAATATTGTGCATATCTATGAAGTCGCCGAACATAATGCTCGGCCGTTCTTCGCCATGGAGCATGTCGAAGGACAATCACTTAAAGATGTGATCAGGGACTACCAACCGGGTCTTGATGACATCATCAATCTCGTATTACAAATCTGCGAAGGATTAGCCAAAGCGCACGAGGCGGGGATCACGCATCGTGATATCAAACCCTCGAATATTGTTATTGATGCCGACGGCCGCCCGAAGCTTGTTGATTTTGGTCTGGCAACGATTCAAGGGACTGATAAACTGACCAAGACCGGCTCCACCCTTGGCACTGTTGGCTACATGTCACCGGAGCAGATCAAAGTGAAGGAAGTCGATCACCGGTCGGACCTGTTCTCCCTTGGTGTCGTGTTGTATGAGATGATAGCGGGCCGATTACCGTTTGCAGCCGATAACGAAGCGGCCACGATGAACGCCGTACTCAACGAAGTACATGAGCCGCTATCGCGGTACAAAAGCGGTGTGTCGGGTGAGCTGCAGCGTATCGTTTCCAAACTACTTGAGAAAGACCCCACTCTACGTTATCAAAGTGCGGTTGGTCTGATCTCCGATCTAAAGACATTGACCCGCGATGAGCCATCGGTTGCCGGCAAACCTCCCGTGGACTGGTGGAACCGTTTTGTGGTCGTCGGCGCGGTGATTGTCTGCTTGATAATGGCAGGCTATGCTCTGTACCCAAGGCAAGAAGTCTCCTCAGGTGACAAAAAGAAGTCCCTGGTCGTGCTCCCCTTTGAGAATCTTGGCACCGACGAAGACGAATACTTCGCCGCCGGCATTACCGATGAGATCACGGCGCGGCTGGCGGGCCTAAGCGGACTGCGGGTTATTTCCAGAACAAGTGCCGTCCATTATAAGGACTCCGGCAAACCTCTCAAGCAGATAGCCAAAGAGCTAAAGGTCGATTATGTGTTGGAGGGGACAATCCGTTGGGACAAGTCGGGCGATGTTGACCGCGTACGAATCATCCCGCAGCTCATACGCGCTTCCGATGATTCCCATGTCTGGGCCGATACTTTTGAACGGGCTCTTACCCAGGTATTCGTTGTCCAGGCGGAAATCGCCACGCGTATCGCCGATGCTCTTGACGTAACGTTGCTGGAGTCGGAGAAGCAGCTTCTGACAGTCCAACCGACTGAGAATCTTGTCGCTTACGACTATTTCTTACGTGCTAAGGATCACTGGAATGAAGGAAATCACGCTTCTTTGGACAGCGTGATTCATTTGCTTGAGAAAACGACCAGTCTCGACAGCACCTTTTATCCTGCTTACTCCTGGTTAGTGCGCATGTATGGGGTTGAGTACATCAACGCTTACCGGCGGACCGATGAGTGCAAGGCGCAGGCAAAGGAGGCTGCCGAGAAAGCCCTTGAGTTGGCCAAGTCGAAACCGGACGGTTACATCGCTATGGGGACCTACCATTATTACATCAGCCGTGATTACGAATCGGCCCTCGAGCAATTCGAATTGGCGGCCCGGAGCCAACCGAACAACAGCGATCTGCTAACCATGACTGGTTATGTCTATCGGCGTATGGGAGAGTGGGATATCGCCGCTGATTATCTACAGAAAGCACTCATGCTCGACCCGCTGTCGATGAACATTGCTGCCGGGCTGATCCATACCCTCTTTATGATGCACCGACTTGACGAAGCACAGATCGTGGTTCTGAAAGGACTTGAGTTCGAACCTACTAACAGGGGGCTTCTCTTCTGGAATGTGGCTCTGCCCGGCTTAGGTAGTGGTGACAGTCTATACATTATGAAGGCAATAGAGAGGTACGAAGAATCCACGACCGAGAAGATGGCCGGGGTTCTTCAGGAGTCGGCTGACATCTATATGCGCCGCTACGAGTCGGCCCTTGCGCGACGAAGTTCGACGGACTGCAGAAACCTGAGCGACTCAGCCGTTTACTACCAGCAGCGGGGGGAAATCTATCGTTATCTCGGCGACACCAACCAAAGCCGTGTCTATTTCGATTCGGCCAGGGTCATTTGGGAGGCGCAGGTAGAGGCCAGTCCTGACGTAGCTGATTTCCACAGCCCCCTGGCGGAGGTTTATGTCGGCCTCGGTCAGAATCTCAGGGCCGTTGAACATGCAGAATTGGCTACCAGACTTATGCCTGTCTCCAAAGACGAGGTCGCGGGTTCAGAAAGACTTGTCTCCCTGGCGGTGGTCTACGCTTGGGTTGGTGAGTATGACAAGTCTATTGATTTGTTGGATTATCTACTGAGCCATCCTTCACGGATCCAGGTTGGTGGAATTCGTCTGCACCCTCGATGGGATCCACTCCGCGACCACCCGCGCTTCCAGGCGCTGATCGAGAAGTACTCCGACCAAACCGAACAATAA
- a CDS encoding protein kinase, which produces MVTNDSDDDKTQSHVILTKGTMVSHYRIIEKIGAGGMGEVYLAEDTKLKRKVALKFLPPHLCQDEDCRERFKREAQAAAKLNHPNIVTIHEVAEHSGRPFFAMEHVEGQSLKDVIRDYQPGLDDIINLVLQICEGLAKAHEAGITHRDIKPSNIVIDADGRPKLVDFGLATIQGTDKLTKTGSTLGTVGYMSPEQIKVKEVDHRSDLFSLGVVLYEMIAGRLPFAADNEAATMNAVLNEVPEPLSRYKSGVSGELQRIVSKLLEKDPTLRYQSAVGLISDLKTLTRDEPSVASKPPVDWWNRFVVVGAVIVCLIMAGYWLLPMTEEKATQVQSERIMLAVLPFENLGNPDDENFADGITDAITSRIAKIGGLGVISRTSAMKYKKTDKTLKQIGAELGVSYILEGTILWDKSGDTDRVRIIPQLIRVSDDSHIWTETYERVMTQIFAVQAGIATSIAEKLDITLLEPERDALAEQPTENADAYHAYLAGKRYDADSLAVQMYERAIELDPSFALAYAALSKTHSEMYHYQYDHTEERLQLAKEAVDKALALQPGLPEAHLALGYYYYHGYREYDKALKEFAIAEKRLPNDPRILQAEAFIWRRLGRFEEAQVNLEKAFQLNPRDDDAAIQVAVIHQWLRNYQKAINYIDKAISIRPDISMYHYIKMMTLILMGDLPSAHQTISNAPHQEALALPWVYLLMFERDYDATFKYFDLGTKQYVLAGSSFMSVDLWKGSIYRFMGEDELAYAAFDSSRVFLESHEQEFSGFFGYYMSLGLTYAGLGRKEEAIRFGQLAVEKYPISKDALLGTRQEKELAVVYVMSGEYDLAIDLLEHVMSIPFNLESVATLRLNPIWDPLRDHPRFQALIEKYDTK; this is translated from the coding sequence ATGGTTACTAATGACTCAGATGACGACAAGACCCAGTCCCACGTGATCCTGACCAAAGGCACGATGGTGTCACACTATCGTATCATTGAGAAGATCGGCGCCGGTGGTATGGGTGAGGTCTATCTGGCGGAGGATACGAAGCTCAAACGCAAGGTCGCCCTCAAGTTCCTTCCTCCGCATCTGTGTCAGGATGAAGATTGTCGCGAACGTTTCAAACGCGAAGCCCAGGCAGCAGCGAAATTGAACCATCCTAACATCGTCACCATCCACGAAGTCGCCGAACATAGCGGACGACCATTCTTTGCCATGGAGCATGTCGAAGGACAATCACTTAAAGATGTGATCAGGGACTACCAACCGGGTCTTGATGACATCATCAATCTCGTATTACAAATCTGCGAAGGATTAGCCAAAGCGCACGAGGCGGGGATCACGCATCGTGATATCAAACCCTCGAATATTGTTATTGATGCCGACGGCCGCCCGAAGCTTGTTGATTTTGGTCTGGCAACGATTCAAGGGACTGATAAACTGACCAAGACCGGCTCCACCCTTGGCACTGTTGGCTACATGTCACCGGAGCAGATCAAAGTGAAGGAAGTCGATCACCGGTCGGACCTGTTCTCCCTTGGTGTCGTGCTGTATGAAATGATCGCGGGACGGTTGCCGTTTGCGGCCGATAACGAAGCGGCCACGATGAACGCCGTACTCAACGAAGTACCGGAGCCGCTATCGCGGTACAAAAGTGGTGTCTCTGGCGAACTTCAGCGTATCGTATCCAAACTACTGGAGAAAGACCCCACTCTACGTTATCAAAGTGCGGTTGGTCTGATCTCCGACCTCAAGACATTAACCCGCGATGAGCCATCAGTTGCAAGCAAACCTCCCGTGGACTGGTGGAACCGTTTCGTGGTTGTCGGTGCTGTCATTGTGTGTCTTATCATGGCTGGGTACTGGTTGCTTCCGATGACAGAAGAGAAGGCAACTCAGGTCCAGTCGGAGAGAATCATGTTGGCCGTGCTGCCCTTCGAAAACCTGGGCAATCCGGATGATGAGAACTTCGCAGACGGCATCACTGATGCGATCACATCGCGCATAGCCAAGATTGGCGGGTTAGGGGTCATCTCCCGCACAAGCGCTATGAAATACAAAAAAACCGACAAGACGCTTAAGCAAATTGGTGCCGAACTTGGTGTGAGCTATATTCTTGAAGGAACGATTCTCTGGGACAAGAGTGGTGATACCGACCGTGTGCGCATCATTCCACAGTTAATTCGGGTCTCAGATGACAGCCACATCTGGACTGAAACCTATGAGCGCGTAATGACGCAGATTTTTGCGGTCCAGGCCGGCATTGCTACATCAATAGCGGAAAAACTTGATATTACGCTGCTCGAACCAGAACGTGATGCCCTGGCCGAACAACCTACTGAAAACGCTGATGCTTATCATGCGTATCTTGCGGGAAAAAGGTATGATGCAGATTCGCTCGCAGTGCAGATGTATGAGCGAGCAATCGAATTGGACCCGAGCTTCGCTCTTGCTTATGCAGCCCTTTCGAAAACTCACTCTGAGATGTATCACTACCAGTACGATCATACGGAGGAACGTCTTCAACTTGCTAAGGAAGCGGTGGATAAGGCTCTGGCGTTGCAACCAGGCCTACCGGAAGCGCATCTGGCTCTTGGCTACTACTATTATCATGGGTATCGGGAATACGATAAGGCATTAAAAGAATTTGCAATTGCAGAGAAAAGATTGCCGAATGATCCAAGAATCCTTCAGGCGGAAGCGTTTATCTGGCGGCGATTAGGGCGTTTCGAAGAGGCACAAGTCAACCTTGAGAAAGCTTTCCAACTGAATCCCAGAGATGATGATGCAGCCATACAGGTTGCTGTTATTCATCAATGGTTACGTAATTATCAGAAGGCTATTAACTACATAGACAAAGCCATTTCAATTCGCCCTGACATTTCGATGTATCACTATATCAAGATGATGACACTTATATTGATGGGTGATCTTCCTTCGGCTCACCAAACCATATCCAACGCACCACATCAGGAAGCACTCGCGTTGCCTTGGGTATATCTGCTTATGTTCGAAAGAGATTATGATGCAACTTTCAAGTATTTTGATTTAGGAACCAAACAATACGTTCTTGCTGGAAGTTCATTCATGTCTGTTGACCTATGGAAAGGCTCTATTTACAGGTTCATGGGTGAAGACGAACTTGCATATGCTGCCTTCGATTCATCACGTGTTTTCTTGGAGTCACACGAACAGGAATTCAGTGGTTTTTTTGGATACTATATGTCATTAGGACTAACATACGCAGGATTAGGTCGTAAGGAAGAAGCAATCAGATTCGGTCAACTTGCGGTGGAGAAATACCCAATATCTAAGGATGCCCTGTTGGGTACTCGTCAGGAGAAGGAACTTGCCGTTGTATATGTGATGTCGGGAGAATATGATTTAGCGATTGACCTATTAGAGCATGTCATGAGTATCCCCTTCAATCTTGAATCAGTTGCGACTCTGCGTCTCAATCCCATATGGGACCCCCTCCGCGACCACCCACGCTTCCAGGCGCTGATAGAAAAGTATGATACGAAATGA